A window of Malania oleifera isolate guangnan ecotype guangnan chromosome 5, ASM2987363v1, whole genome shotgun sequence contains these coding sequences:
- the LOC131156761 gene encoding uncharacterized protein LOC131156761 isoform X1, with protein sequence MGEVVLCVEDLQYSACEISRCRICHEEEYESCRRLEAPCACSGTVKFAHRDCIQRWCNEKGNTNCEICLQKYEPGYTAPPKKSQPVDAAVTIRGSLEVPRRQEELQNPGLMAIAEGGMLEAADYSQCSSPADGSASCFRLVALAFTVLMLVKHLVPVLTSAAGPYPFTILTLIILRATGILLPMYILIRIITAIQNSIVRRQYHDSDDDISSFDDGDDNDDEDEERQLQHHTD encoded by the exons ATGGGGGAGGTGGTGTTGTGTGTGGAGGATTTGCAGTACTCGGCTTGTGAGATTTCACGGTGCAGAATTTGCCATGAAGAGGAGTACGAGAGTTGCAGGAGGTTGGAGGCTCCCTGCGCTTGCTCTGGCACCGTTAAG TTTGCGCACAGAGATTGTATACAGAGATGGTGCAACGAAAAGGGCAACACCAATTGTGAAATTTGTCTCCAG AAATATGAACCTGGGTACACAGCACCTCCAAAAAAATCTCAGCCGGTTGATGCGGCTGTGACCATCAG AGGAAGCTTGGAGGTTCCAAGGAGGCAGGAGGAGTTGCAGAATCCAGGCTTAATGGCCATAGCTGAGGGGGGAATGCTTGAAGCAGCTGACTACTCCCAATGTTCGTCTCCGGCCGATGGAAGCGCCTCTTGCTTTCGATTAGTGGCCCTTGCT tttaCGGTTCTGATGCTTGTGAAACATCTAGTTCCTGTGCTTACCAGCGCAGCAGGGCCTTACCCCTTCACAATTCTCACT TTGATTATTCTAAGAGCCACTGGAATTCTTCTACCAATGTACATATTGATCCGCATAATCACAGCAATTCAGAACAGCATCGTCAGGCGACAATATCAT GATTCTGATGATGACATTTCCAGCTTCGATGATGGGGATGACAACGATGACGAGGATGAAGAACGACAGCTACAACATCATACTGATTAA
- the LOC131156761 gene encoding uncharacterized protein LOC131156761 isoform X2, which produces MGEVVLCVEDLQYSACEISRCRICHEEEYESCRRLEAPCACSGTVKFAHRDCIQRWCNEKGNTNCEICLQKYEPGYTAPPKKSQPVDAAVTIRGSLEVPRRQEELQNPGLMAIAEGGMLEAADYSQCSSPADGSASCFRLVALAFTVLMLVKHLVPVLTSAAGPYPFTILTLIILRATGILLPMYILIRIITAIQNSIVRRQYHLR; this is translated from the exons ATGGGGGAGGTGGTGTTGTGTGTGGAGGATTTGCAGTACTCGGCTTGTGAGATTTCACGGTGCAGAATTTGCCATGAAGAGGAGTACGAGAGTTGCAGGAGGTTGGAGGCTCCCTGCGCTTGCTCTGGCACCGTTAAG TTTGCGCACAGAGATTGTATACAGAGATGGTGCAACGAAAAGGGCAACACCAATTGTGAAATTTGTCTCCAG AAATATGAACCTGGGTACACAGCACCTCCAAAAAAATCTCAGCCGGTTGATGCGGCTGTGACCATCAG AGGAAGCTTGGAGGTTCCAAGGAGGCAGGAGGAGTTGCAGAATCCAGGCTTAATGGCCATAGCTGAGGGGGGAATGCTTGAAGCAGCTGACTACTCCCAATGTTCGTCTCCGGCCGATGGAAGCGCCTCTTGCTTTCGATTAGTGGCCCTTGCT tttaCGGTTCTGATGCTTGTGAAACATCTAGTTCCTGTGCTTACCAGCGCAGCAGGGCCTTACCCCTTCACAATTCTCACT TTGATTATTCTAAGAGCCACTGGAATTCTTCTACCAATGTACATATTGATCCGCATAATCACAGCAATTCAGAACAGCATCGTCAGGCGACAATATCAT CTTCGATGA